A region from the Paenibacillus humicola genome encodes:
- a CDS encoding NAD(P)/FAD-dependent oxidoreductase — protein MMKQVLILGGGYGGLLTALTARKYLDASEAAITLVNKTPYHQIVTELHRLAVGGLSEQAVALPLDKLLRNKQVELRVDTVQQIEPDQKKVTLTSGASLSYDALVIALGSETAFFGIPGLQENSFVLKSVADANRICAHVESKLDSYKRTNNKADATFIVGGGGLTGVELVGEFADMLPELCKRKGIDYADISLYCVEAAPTILLGFAPDLVERARTSLEKRGVKFLIGLAVTEATPAGITLKDGSTIETGTFVWTGGVQGNAVVANCGIEVNRGRATVTPGLQSTSHPDVFVAGDSAVVMGPEGRPYPPTAQLAWQMGETIGNNLAAYFKGIPFEEFSPVFSGTLGSLGRKDGFGTIGANQTKLKGTPASLMKEASNIRYLSHINGLFSLAY, from the coding sequence ATCATGAAACAGGTATTGATACTCGGCGGCGGTTATGGCGGCCTGCTGACCGCCCTCACGGCACGCAAATATTTAGACGCGTCGGAGGCGGCGATTACGCTCGTCAACAAAACGCCGTATCACCAAATCGTAACCGAGCTCCATCGTCTGGCCGTCGGCGGACTTTCGGAGCAGGCGGTGGCTCTTCCCCTGGATAAGCTGCTGCGCAACAAACAGGTCGAGCTGCGGGTGGATACCGTCCAGCAGATCGAGCCGGACCAGAAAAAAGTAACGCTCACTAGCGGCGCTTCGCTCAGCTACGACGCGCTCGTGATCGCGCTGGGCAGCGAAACGGCTTTCTTCGGCATTCCGGGCCTGCAGGAGAACAGCTTCGTGCTGAAGTCCGTGGCCGACGCCAACCGTATTTGCGCCCACGTCGAAAGCAAGCTGGATTCTTATAAGCGGACGAACAACAAAGCGGACGCGACGTTTATCGTCGGCGGCGGCGGCTTGACCGGCGTCGAGCTGGTCGGCGAATTCGCCGATATGCTGCCGGAGCTCTGCAAGCGGAAAGGCATCGATTACGCCGACATTTCGCTGTACTGCGTCGAAGCGGCGCCCACTATTCTGCTCGGCTTCGCGCCTGATCTGGTCGAACGGGCGCGCACCAGCCTGGAGAAGCGCGGCGTGAAGTTCCTGATCGGCCTGGCGGTCACCGAAGCGACGCCGGCGGGAATCACGCTCAAGGACGGCAGCACGATCGAGACAGGGACGTTCGTCTGGACCGGCGGCGTGCAGGGCAACGCGGTTGTCGCAAACTGCGGCATCGAAGTGAACAGGGGCCGCGCGACCGTAACGCCCGGTTTGCAATCGACGAGCCACCCGGACGTATTCGTCGCCGGCGACAGCGCCGTCGTCATGGGGCCGGAAGGGCGCCCGTATCCGCCGACCGCGCAGCTGGCCTGGCAGATGGGCGAAACGATCGGCAATAACCTGGCGGCTTATTTCAAAGGCATCCCGTTCGAAGAGTTCTCGCCGGTCTTCTCCGGCACGCTCGGCAGCCTCGGCCGCAAAGACGGCTTCGGCACGATCGGGGCCAACCAAACGAAGCTGAAGGGAACGCCCGCTTCGCTCATGAAGGAAGCGAGCAACATCCGCTACCTGTCGCATATCAACGGGCTGTTCTCGCTCGCCTATTAA
- a CDS encoding DUF1641 domain-containing protein has product MTIVNSQESSVSQAEAAPDAKGKLDLLEQLTRPEIQDSLTVLIENLPKMAEMMTQLTKAYDFAQAIMTDRVLIDDLKGGFTEFAQPIQEKAKSLAQAAMEANERAQSSRATIGIFGLLNMLKDPQVQYALRFSQAFLDVTAEQKKRG; this is encoded by the coding sequence ATGACCATCGTAAACAGTCAGGAAAGCTCCGTGTCCCAGGCCGAGGCGGCTCCGGATGCAAAGGGCAAGCTGGATCTGCTGGAGCAGCTGACGCGCCCCGAAATTCAGGATTCGCTCACGGTGCTGATCGAGAATCTCCCGAAAATGGCCGAAATGATGACGCAGCTTACGAAAGCGTACGATTTCGCTCAGGCGATCATGACCGACCGCGTGCTGATCGACGATCTGAAAGGCGGATTCACCGAATTTGCCCAGCCGATCCAGGAGAAAGCGAAGAGCCTTGCGCAAGCGGCGATGGAAGCCAATGAGCGGGCCCAGTCGAGCAGAGCGACGATCGGCATCTTCGGGTTGCTCAACATGCTGAAGGATCCGCAGGTCCAGTATGCGCTCCGATTCTCCCAGGCTTTTCTCGACGTCACGGCGGAACAGAAGAAGCGCGGCTAG
- a CDS encoding bifunctional 2-keto-4-hydroxyglutarate aldolase/2-keto-3-deoxy-6-phosphogluconate aldolase, with amino-acid sequence MKKLKLVQQMAEEGVVAVLRGESPEDVVEMAEQCIAGGIKTIEVTMTVPFALKAIEKLAATYSSDTADPAKFAIIGVGTVLDPETARAAILSGAEFVVGPSLNPATVTLCNRYRIPVMPGVMTVKEIQEALELGVDIVKLFPGNLYSPSIIKALKGPVPQANIMPTGGVSLENLGEWIKAGAVAVGIGSDLTSEAVKKGDYSLIAARAAKYIEAYKAAKG; translated from the coding sequence ATGAAAAAATTGAAGCTGGTTCAACAAATGGCGGAGGAAGGCGTCGTCGCCGTTCTGCGCGGCGAATCGCCGGAGGACGTGGTCGAGATGGCGGAGCAGTGCATCGCCGGCGGCATTAAAACGATCGAAGTGACGATGACGGTTCCGTTCGCGCTGAAGGCGATCGAGAAGCTGGCCGCCACGTATTCGAGCGACACGGCGGACCCGGCGAAATTTGCGATTATCGGCGTCGGCACGGTGCTCGACCCGGAGACGGCCCGCGCCGCCATTCTGAGCGGAGCGGAGTTTGTCGTGGGGCCGTCGCTCAATCCGGCGACCGTTACGCTTTGCAACCGTTACCGGATCCCGGTCATGCCGGGCGTCATGACGGTGAAGGAAATCCAGGAGGCGCTCGAGCTCGGCGTCGATATCGTCAAGCTGTTTCCGGGCAACCTGTATTCGCCTTCCATCATTAAGGCGCTGAAAGGCCCGGTGCCGCAGGCGAACATCATGCCGACCGGCGGCGTTTCGCTCGAAAATTTGGGCGAGTGGATCAAAGCCGGCGCGGTAGCTGTCGGCATCGGCTCGGATTTGACGAGCGAAGCGGTGAAAAAAGGCGATTACAGCCTGATCGCGGCCCGCGCCGCAAAATATATCGAAGCGTATAAAGCGGCAAAAGGCTGA
- a CDS encoding ABC transporter substrate-binding protein: MKKAVPILLTLGLGAALLAGCSGSANNESGSAAAGNESGNNAAGGKVKLTAIITKHPLTEELAKMKWLQDAEDRAGVDIQWQEVTADWDQKKGALLAGGDVPDLIVGPNAISDADIAQFPGLFQDLTDLVAKDAPNVQAMFNDKPETKVIATQTDGKIYGLPKYQRFWPATATRQFINQKWLDHLGLKMPTTWDELFNVLKAFKDQDANGNGDPNDEIPMDFAPTGTGGFGYFQPTVLLGSEGITLTDGSGTGYFVEDGKVKNFLTDDRYKQMVEFLHKCYAAGLINPEVFTQDYTKFQSVARGTGDTAKVGFTWGWEVTDRFGNQLAPQYTSVAPLKVSADSTAKLSWDYDYNSLNYGSNMVVMSAKTKNKDAAMKFINELYDPKVSMQVLFGSLGTNIKDNGDGSYTVLPPADKNMDPGTWKWTSTWADNGPMYIADSLKLTLGTDMQSVGKQTEPLMGALGAVNPRTDVLPSMFIKYSTDDNNAMSLVNTNMMTLAIAKYSQWITKGGIENEWDGYVKNLEKIGLPNNLKIMQKYYDDYKSKA, translated from the coding sequence ATGAAAAAGGCGGTCCCGATTTTGCTGACCCTTGGACTGGGAGCGGCGCTTCTCGCCGGGTGCAGCGGCAGCGCAAATAACGAGAGCGGCAGTGCTGCAGCCGGAAATGAAAGCGGTAACAACGCAGCGGGCGGCAAAGTGAAGCTAACGGCAATCATCACGAAACATCCGTTGACGGAAGAGCTTGCGAAAATGAAATGGCTGCAGGACGCCGAAGACCGCGCGGGCGTCGATATCCAGTGGCAGGAGGTGACGGCCGACTGGGATCAGAAGAAAGGCGCGCTGCTTGCCGGGGGCGACGTTCCGGACCTGATCGTCGGGCCTAATGCGATCTCGGACGCCGACATCGCCCAGTTTCCAGGCTTGTTCCAGGACCTGACCGACCTGGTCGCCAAGGACGCGCCGAACGTGCAGGCGATGTTTAACGACAAGCCGGAGACGAAGGTGATTGCCACGCAGACGGACGGCAAAATCTACGGGCTGCCGAAATATCAGAGGTTCTGGCCCGCGACGGCGACGAGGCAGTTCATCAACCAGAAGTGGCTCGATCATCTCGGATTGAAAATGCCGACGACCTGGGACGAGCTGTTTAACGTCTTGAAAGCGTTTAAGGACCAGGATGCGAACGGCAACGGCGATCCGAACGACGAGATTCCGATGGACTTCGCTCCGACGGGTACGGGAGGCTTCGGCTACTTCCAGCCGACGGTGCTGCTCGGCAGCGAAGGCATCACGCTGACGGACGGCAGCGGGACTGGCTATTTCGTGGAGGACGGCAAGGTAAAAAACTTCCTCACGGACGACCGGTACAAGCAAATGGTGGAGTTTCTTCACAAATGCTACGCGGCCGGGCTCATCAATCCCGAGGTGTTCACGCAGGACTACACCAAATTCCAGTCGGTCGCCCGCGGCACCGGCGATACGGCAAAGGTCGGCTTTACGTGGGGCTGGGAAGTGACCGACCGGTTCGGCAACCAGCTGGCGCCCCAGTATACGTCGGTGGCGCCGCTTAAAGTATCGGCCGATTCGACGGCCAAACTGTCTTGGGACTACGATTACAACTCCCTCAACTACGGCTCGAACATGGTGGTCATGTCGGCGAAGACCAAAAATAAAGACGCGGCGATGAAGTTCATCAACGAGCTGTACGATCCGAAGGTGAGCATGCAGGTGCTGTTCGGCTCGCTCGGCACCAACATCAAGGATAACGGCGACGGCAGCTACACGGTACTGCCGCCGGCGGACAAGAATATGGACCCCGGCACCTGGAAATGGACGTCGACATGGGCGGATAACGGACCGATGTACATCGCCGATTCGCTGAAATTGACGCTGGGGACGGACATGCAGTCTGTGGGCAAGCAAACCGAGCCGCTCATGGGCGCACTCGGCGCCGTCAACCCAAGAACCGACGTGCTGCCGAGCATGTTCATCAAATACAGCACCGATGACAACAACGCGATGAGCCTTGTGAACACGAACATGATGACGCTTGCCATCGCCAAATATTCGCAGTGGATTACGAAGGGCGGCATCGAGAACGAGTGGGACGGCTACGTGAAAAATCTCGAGAAAATCGGTCTGCCGAACAATCTGAAAATCATGCAGAAGTATTACGACGATTATAAAAGCAAGGCGTAA
- a CDS encoding ABC transporter permease — MVFPAIVVVLLFNYVPMYGIQLAFRDYDFTKGLTGGAWRGLHYFEQFVTNYMFADLMKNTVTISLATIILGFPAPIVLALILNQVKWRRAKKTLQTTVYLPHFISIVVMVGLLNVLLSPNTGIVGHILDWLGWGDFNMLASTRAFVPVYVLSDIWQHCGWNSIIYLAALSTVDPQLYDSAKIDGAGRWQTILHVDLPAIKPTIIILFILSMGNVLGTGFEKVFLMQNALNLPVSEVIVTYVYKIGIISNQFSYSAAIGLFNTLINFIFLVAMNAISRRASNISLW; from the coding sequence ATGGTTTTTCCGGCCATCGTCGTCGTTTTGCTGTTCAATTACGTTCCGATGTACGGCATTCAGCTCGCTTTTCGCGATTACGATTTTACGAAGGGGCTGACCGGGGGCGCCTGGCGCGGACTTCACTATTTCGAGCAGTTCGTGACCAATTACATGTTCGCCGATTTGATGAAAAATACGGTGACGATCAGTCTCGCTACGATTATCCTCGGCTTCCCGGCGCCGATCGTGCTGGCCCTCATCCTGAACCAGGTGAAGTGGAGGCGGGCGAAAAAAACGCTGCAGACGACTGTCTATTTGCCGCATTTTATTTCGATCGTCGTCATGGTCGGGCTGCTGAACGTGCTGCTGTCGCCCAACACGGGCATTGTGGGGCACATTTTGGACTGGCTGGGCTGGGGCGATTTCAACATGCTCGCCTCGACGAGGGCGTTCGTGCCGGTCTACGTTCTCTCGGACATCTGGCAGCACTGCGGCTGGAACAGCATCATTTATTTGGCCGCGCTGTCGACCGTCGATCCGCAGCTGTACGATTCCGCGAAAATCGACGGCGCCGGCAGATGGCAGACGATTCTGCACGTCGATTTGCCGGCCATCAAACCGACAATCATCATTTTGTTCATTCTCAGCATGGGTAACGTGCTCGGCACGGGCTTCGAAAAAGTGTTCCTGATGCAGAACGCGCTCAACCTGCCCGTTTCCGAGGTGATCGTGACCTACGTGTATAAGATCGGCATCATTTCGAACCAATTCAGCTACTCGGCGGCCATCGGCCTGTTCAATACGCTGATCAATTTTATTTTCCTAGTTGCGATGAACGCGATCTCCCGAAGAGCTTCGAACATCAGCCTGTGGTAG
- a CDS encoding carbohydrate ABC transporter permease, giving the protein MELAAKKNKSAGDAVFDAVIVVLCAFIFLIVAYPLYFVVIASVSDSTLVSTGHVILFPKGFSLFGYHEIFKDARIWTGYKNTIVYTLLGTFVNLLFTLPAAYALSRPEFRARRFLMLLFVVTMFFNGGLIPTYILMKGLHLTNNLWVFIIPFSVNIYNLIIARTFLENAIPKELYEAASMDGCTHFTFFMKVAMPLSKSVVSVIGLYYLVAHWNDFFTALIYIRSNSLQPLQIVLRDILLSNQVFAGGAGTGGDAGGYAQRYADQIKYGVIIVSTLPILLVYPFIQKYFEKGVMIGSIKG; this is encoded by the coding sequence ATGGAGCTTGCAGCCAAAAAAAACAAAAGCGCCGGAGACGCGGTATTCGATGCCGTCATCGTCGTCCTGTGCGCATTCATCTTTCTGATCGTAGCCTACCCGCTTTATTTTGTCGTGATCGCCTCGGTCAGCGATTCGACGCTCGTGTCCACCGGCCATGTCATTTTGTTCCCGAAGGGCTTCAGCCTGTTCGGCTATCATGAAATTTTTAAGGACGCCCGCATTTGGACCGGGTATAAAAATACGATCGTCTATACGCTGCTGGGCACGTTCGTGAACCTGCTGTTCACGCTCCCGGCCGCTTATGCGCTCTCGAGGCCGGAATTCCGGGCGAGACGTTTCCTGATGCTGCTTTTCGTCGTGACGATGTTTTTCAACGGGGGCCTCATTCCGACGTATATCCTGATGAAGGGGCTGCATCTGACGAACAATTTATGGGTGTTTATCATTCCCTTTTCCGTCAATATCTATAACCTGATCATCGCCAGGACGTTTCTCGAGAATGCGATTCCGAAGGAGCTTTACGAGGCGGCTTCGATGGACGGCTGCACGCATTTCACCTTTTTCATGAAGGTGGCGATGCCGCTTTCCAAGTCCGTCGTCTCCGTAATCGGGCTGTATTATCTGGTGGCGCATTGGAACGATTTCTTCACGGCGCTCATTTATATCCGCAGCAACAGCCTGCAGCCGCTGCAGATCGTGCTCCGGGACATTTTGCTGTCCAACCAGGTATTTGCGGGGGGCGCGGGAACCGGCGGCGATGCGGGAGGTTATGCGCAGCGGTACGCCGACCAGATCAAATACGGGGTCATCATCGTCTCGACGCTGCCGATTCTGCTCGTGTACCCGTTTATTCAGAAATATTTCGAAAAAGGGGTCATGATCGGTTCGATCAAAGGTTAA
- a CDS encoding ArsR/SmtB family transcription factor, with product MKIDVTEKWLPVYEALASDVRINIIQLLAKRDMNIKELAQAVNLSSPIMTMHVKKLEKAGLIRTTMVSGRGGAKKVCTLSTDFIEIEFPAKDDPSAREYHLTEVSVGHYTDFDIEPTCGLATTEKVIGIFDEPRYFLDPERVNAKILWFGSDGFVEYKVPNFIMKGEEPVELEISMEISSEAPFTNDNWPSDITFFLNGVNLGTWTSPGDFGGGNRGKYTPDWWWNEINQYGLLKVLKINKSGTYIDGQHLSGVTLDMLDVKLKQWTFRVAVLEDAVNIGGLTLFGSGFGNYNQDLLFKLYYEKGAEKGSAPSSRQEREDESE from the coding sequence ATGAAAATCGATGTAACCGAGAAATGGCTGCCGGTCTACGAGGCGCTCGCCAGCGATGTCCGAATCAACATCATCCAGCTGCTGGCGAAACGGGACATGAACATCAAGGAGCTGGCGCAGGCGGTCAATCTCAGCAGTCCGATCATGACCATGCACGTCAAGAAGCTGGAAAAGGCGGGGCTTATCCGCACGACGATGGTGTCCGGCAGAGGGGGGGCGAAGAAGGTGTGCACGCTCTCGACCGATTTTATCGAAATCGAGTTCCCGGCCAAGGACGATCCGTCCGCGCGGGAATATCATTTGACCGAAGTATCCGTCGGCCATTACACGGACTTCGATATCGAGCCGACGTGCGGGCTCGCCACGACCGAGAAGGTGATCGGCATCTTCGACGAGCCGCGTTATTTTCTCGACCCCGAGCGCGTCAACGCGAAAATTTTATGGTTCGGCAGCGACGGCTTCGTCGAATACAAAGTGCCGAACTTTATAATGAAAGGCGAAGAGCCGGTCGAGCTTGAAATTTCAATGGAGATTTCCTCCGAGGCGCCGTTTACGAACGATAACTGGCCTTCGGACATCACCTTTTTTCTGAACGGCGTCAATCTGGGCACATGGACAAGCCCCGGCGACTTCGGCGGCGGCAACCGCGGCAAATATACGCCCGACTGGTGGTGGAACGAGATCAATCAGTACGGCCTCCTGAAGGTGTTGAAAATCAACAAAAGCGGGACGTATATCGACGGCCAGCATCTGTCCGGCGTGACGCTCGACATGCTCGATGTCAAGCTAAAGCAGTGGACGTTCCGCGTCGCCGTGCTGGAGGATGCCGTCAACATCGGAGGCCTTACCCTTTTCGGCTCGGGCTTCGGCAACTACAATCAGGATCTATTGTTCAAGCTTTACTACGAGAAAGGGGCGGAGAAAGGAAGCGCGCCTTCGTCCCGGCAGGAGCGCGAAGACGAATCGGAATGA
- a CDS encoding stalk domain-containing protein codes for MKSRNKKGMLAAVLAAGLVLAPLPGLTGGSAAAAAKPAAAAIGKTAYQVYVDGRKLALSPPPVTLSGTTLVPMRAIFKALQADVTWEPSTKTIIGIKDGMSVTLQLGSKKAVKNGKAVLLAVPAQQLNGTTMVPLRFVSETLGAEVAVDAASHAIRITSEEALEQQEIDKLAEEQRRQQQDDDKEKLSVRQIVDENDAKVVMITTDTAQGSGVIIGSDRILTNFHVVQDAASATVTLEDGTTADVKGIVGYDKDSDLAVLQTKKPLGVDPVKIGESELVGKGDHVVAIGSPLGIQNTVSEGIVSNIQSDGGAQTFQISVPIDHGSSGGGLFNDDGELIGLTSSGVDDTHADLNFAVSAESIQLLLQDIASNPPSSVAFLPSDKPSTLAGATNDEIKAFMDKEYSTIETSEGTAKLSDFQVTRDDQGWVVITAVIDPAFYMVYGHKASDDLRYWAIDAGVELHKLLPDNVIQLNVYYDQTFSFQPRGFGPGEVTANGDGTWRIRYPVIQVQGKEKFNVQVRD; via the coding sequence GTGAAGAGCAGGAATAAGAAGGGGATGCTGGCTGCCGTGCTGGCTGCCGGCCTCGTGCTTGCGCCTCTGCCCGGGCTGACGGGAGGAAGCGCCGCCGCGGCGGCAAAGCCCGCAGCAGCGGCAATCGGCAAGACGGCCTATCAAGTGTATGTGGACGGCCGCAAGCTCGCGCTGTCGCCTCCGCCGGTCACGCTGAGCGGCACGACGCTTGTGCCGATGAGGGCGATTTTCAAAGCGCTGCAGGCCGACGTAACCTGGGAGCCGTCGACGAAGACGATCATCGGCATCAAGGACGGCATGAGCGTTACGCTGCAGCTCGGCTCGAAGAAAGCGGTCAAGAACGGCAAGGCGGTGCTGCTGGCCGTTCCGGCGCAGCAGCTGAACGGGACGACGATGGTGCCGCTTCGTTTTGTTTCGGAGACGCTGGGAGCCGAGGTGGCGGTCGATGCCGCGTCGCATGCGATCCGGATCACGTCCGAGGAAGCGCTTGAGCAGCAGGAAATCGACAAGCTGGCTGAAGAGCAGCGCCGGCAGCAGCAGGACGACGACAAAGAGAAGCTGAGCGTCCGGCAAATCGTCGACGAGAATGACGCGAAGGTCGTCATGATTACAACGGACACCGCCCAAGGCAGCGGCGTCATTATCGGCAGCGACCGGATCCTGACGAATTTTCACGTCGTCCAGGACGCCGCATCGGCGACCGTGACGCTGGAAGACGGCACGACCGCAGACGTGAAGGGCATCGTCGGCTACGATAAGGACAGCGACTTGGCGGTGCTTCAAACGAAGAAGCCGCTCGGGGTCGATCCGGTCAAAATCGGTGAATCCGAGCTGGTCGGCAAAGGCGATCACGTCGTTGCCATCGGCAGTCCGCTCGGTATTCAGAATACGGTATCCGAAGGGATCGTCAGCAACATTCAATCGGACGGCGGCGCGCAAACGTTCCAGATCAGCGTCCCGATCGATCACGGCAGCTCCGGCGGCGGCCTGTTCAACGACGACGGCGAGCTGATCGGCCTTACGTCCTCGGGCGTCGACGATACGCACGCGGATCTGAACTTTGCGGTTTCAGCTGAAAGCATCCAATTGCTGCTGCAGGACATCGCATCGAATCCGCCCTCAAGCGTCGCCTTCCTGCCGAGCGACAAGCCGTCGACGCTGGCCGGCGCAACGAACGACGAGATCAAGGCATTCATGGACAAGGAATACTCGACGATCGAGACGTCCGAAGGGACGGCCAAGCTGAGCGATTTTCAGGTGACCCGCGACGATCAGGGATGGGTCGTCATTACGGCGGTTATCGATCCGGCCTTTTATATGGTATACGGTCATAAGGCGAGCGACGATCTGCGCTATTGGGCGATCGATGCGGGCGTCGAGCTGCACAAGCTGCTTCCGGACAACGTCATCCAGCTGAATGTGTATTACGACCAGACGTTCAGCTTCCAGCCGCGCGGGTTCGGTCCGGGCGAGGTGACGGCGAACGGGGACGGCACGTGGCGAATCCGTTATCCGGTCATCCAGGTGCAGGGGAAAGAGAAGTTTAACGTGCAGGTGCGCGATTAA
- a CDS encoding B12-binding domain-containing radical SAM protein, which produces MKIVLTTLNAKYIHTSLALRCLKAYSGHEFDIDIAEYTIKDPAMNIVSDLFAKEPDVVGFSCYIWNIEETIAVIDMLRKIKPSLRIVLGGPEVSYDTAFWMERLPQVDFIVFGEGEETFHHLLTELRGERKFHLVFGLVYRKRKADGTEEIVVNPGRPKLDLATLPSPHRFAEDLPKLGSRVVYFETSRGCPFSCQFCLSSIEVGVRYYDLERTKADLLFLIESGAKLIKFVDRTFNIKRDYALEIFRFLIENHRGCVFQFEITADIMRPEVLDYLAEHAPPGIFRFEIGVQSTNDPTNEAVQRRQNFAKLTRTVTKVKESGKIDQHLDLIAGLPHEDYDTFRKTFNDVFALRPEELQLGFLKMLRGTGLRHDADKYGYIYMDRAPYEILGNDLLPFSDIVRIKRVEDVLEKYWNAHRMDHALLYLVERAFPSPFDFFQQFGDYWESRGWQKIGHQLEDLFARLWAFLTEYTRHEETNGRSIGWSPDAALGLMKLDYFLNHNYKPRKVWWDFTMDRPEWNGWMKRLAERPQDVSAAFAALGLGEKELHKHAVIERLPFDLDRYMQSGAVSAESETLLIVVYGGGFGGGGAGAAAKTFAMKLGREARTG; this is translated from the coding sequence ATGAAAATCGTGCTAACGACCCTGAACGCCAAATATATCCATACCTCGCTGGCGCTGCGCTGCCTGAAAGCGTACAGCGGGCATGAGTTTGATATCGACATCGCGGAATATACGATTAAAGACCCGGCGATGAATATCGTCTCCGATCTGTTCGCGAAGGAGCCCGATGTCGTCGGGTTCTCGTGTTATATTTGGAACATCGAGGAGACGATCGCCGTCATCGACATGCTGCGCAAAATCAAGCCTTCGCTGCGCATCGTCCTCGGCGGCCCCGAGGTCAGCTACGATACGGCATTCTGGATGGAACGGCTGCCGCAGGTCGATTTCATCGTTTTCGGCGAAGGCGAGGAGACGTTTCACCATCTGCTCACGGAGCTTCGCGGCGAACGGAAATTTCACCTGGTGTTCGGTCTCGTTTACCGGAAGCGGAAGGCGGACGGAACGGAGGAAATCGTCGTCAATCCGGGACGGCCGAAGCTCGATTTGGCGACGCTGCCGTCGCCTCACCGGTTTGCCGAAGATCTGCCTAAGCTGGGCAGCCGGGTCGTCTATTTCGAAACGAGCCGCGGCTGTCCGTTCAGCTGCCAGTTTTGCCTGTCGAGCATCGAGGTGGGCGTGCGTTATTACGATCTGGAGCGGACGAAGGCCGATCTGCTATTTCTCATCGAGTCCGGGGCGAAGCTGATCAAATTCGTCGACCGCACGTTTAATATTAAACGCGATTACGCGCTGGAAATATTCCGGTTTTTGATCGAAAACCATCGCGGCTGCGTGTTCCAGTTCGAAATAACGGCCGATATCATGCGCCCCGAGGTGCTCGATTATTTGGCCGAGCATGCGCCGCCCGGCATTTTCCGCTTCGAGATCGGGGTGCAGTCGACGAACGATCCGACGAACGAAGCGGTGCAGCGCCGGCAAAATTTCGCGAAGCTGACGCGCACGGTGACCAAGGTGAAGGAAAGCGGCAAAATCGACCAGCATCTCGATTTGATCGCCGGGCTGCCGCATGAGGATTACGACACGTTCCGCAAAACGTTCAACGACGTCTTTGCGCTCCGGCCGGAAGAGCTGCAGCTCGGCTTTCTGAAAATGCTGCGCGGCACCGGACTGCGCCATGACGCGGACAAATACGGCTATATTTACATGGACCGCGCACCGTACGAAATACTCGGCAACGATCTGCTGCCGTTCTCGGATATTGTGCGGATCAAGCGGGTCGAGGATGTGCTGGAGAAATATTGGAACGCGCACCGGATGGATCATGCGCTGCTTTATTTGGTGGAGCGGGCATTCCCGTCACCGTTCGATTTCTTCCAGCAGTTCGGCGATTATTGGGAAAGCCGCGGCTGGCAGAAGATCGGCCACCAGCTGGAGGACCTGTTCGCAAGGCTGTGGGCGTTCCTAACGGAATATACGAGGCATGAAGAAACGAACGGAAGAAGCATAGGCTGGAGTCCGGACGCCGCACTCGGCCTGATGAAACTCGACTATTTCCTGAATCACAACTACAAGCCGCGCAAGGTGTGGTGGGATTTCACGATGGACCGGCCGGAGTGGAACGGCTGGATGAAGCGGCTGGCCGAGCGGCCGCAGGACGTGTCCGCCGCGTTCGCCGCGCTCGGTCTGGGCGAGAAAGAGCTGCACAAGCATGCGGTCATCGAACGGCTGCCGTTCGATCTGGACCGGTATATGCAAAGCGGCGCCGTCAGCGCCGAATCGGAGACGCTGCTCATCGTGGTCTACGGAGGCGGCTTCGGCGGAGGCGGTGCGGGAGCCGCCGCGAAGACGTTTGCCATGAAGCTGGGCCGGGAGGCGAGAACCGGCTAA